One Pseudomonas sp. HOU2 genomic window carries:
- the def gene encoding peptide deformylase, translated as MAILNILEFPDPRLRTIAKPVAVVDDEVRQLVDDMFETMYEAPGIGLAATQVNVHKRIVVMDLSEDRTEPRVFINPEFESLTDEMDQYQEGCLSVPGFYENVDRPQKVKIKALDRDGQPYELIAEGLLAVCIQHECDHLNGKLFVDYLSTLKRDRIKKKLEKLHRQNA; from the coding sequence ATGGCCATTTTAAACATCCTCGAATTCCCGGACCCGCGTCTGCGTACTATCGCCAAGCCTGTGGCTGTAGTGGACGACGAAGTGCGTCAGTTGGTCGATGACATGTTTGAAACAATGTATGAAGCGCCGGGCATCGGCCTTGCCGCGACCCAGGTCAACGTGCACAAACGTATCGTCGTGATGGACCTTTCCGAAGACCGCACCGAACCCCGGGTGTTCATCAACCCCGAGTTCGAATCGCTTACCGACGAGATGGATCAGTACCAGGAAGGCTGCCTTTCAGTGCCGGGTTTCTACGAAAACGTCGACCGCCCGCAGAAGGTCAAGATCAAGGCGCTGGACCGCGATGGCCAGCCTTACGAACTGATCGCCGAAGGCCTGCTCGCGGTGTGCATCCAGCACGAATGCGATCACCTCAACGGCAAGTTGTTCGTCGATTACCTGTCCACGCTCAAACGCGACCGGATCAAGAAGAAACTGGAAAAGCTCCACCGCCAGAACGCTTGA
- the rsmB gene encoding 16S rRNA (cytosine(967)-C(5))-methyltransferase RsmB, with protein MNPRLAAAKALAAVLSGKASLNSSLPTQLDKVEDRDRGFTQDLAFGTARWQPRLSALAEKLLQKPFKAADADVEALLLVGLYQLLYTRVPPHAAIGETVGCADKLKKPWAKGLLNAVLRNAQRESETIFAELERDPVVRTAHPRWLQKSLKAFWPEQWEAICAANNAHPPMILRVNRRHHSRDAYLGLLSNAGIAATPCVYSRDGIVLEAATDVRSLPGFAEGWISVQDEAAQLAADLLDLAPGQRVLDACCAPGGKTCHILEAEPALAGVVAVDLEAKRLVRVKENLARLGLSAELIAADGRDTAAWWDGKPFQRILLDAPCSATGVIRRHPDIKLTRQADDIAALAQLQGELLDALWKTLEVGGILLYATCSTLPTENTEVIAAFLERTPGARELDLATTAGIKQPHGRQLLAQQGGHDGFYYAKLIKIAAARG; from the coding sequence ATGAACCCGCGTCTGGCCGCCGCCAAGGCACTCGCCGCCGTGCTCAGCGGCAAGGCGTCGCTCAACAGTTCCCTGCCGACGCAACTGGACAAGGTCGAAGACCGCGATCGCGGCTTCACCCAGGATCTGGCGTTCGGCACCGCGCGCTGGCAGCCACGGCTGTCGGCATTGGCGGAAAAGCTGTTGCAGAAACCGTTCAAGGCTGCCGACGCCGATGTCGAGGCGCTGCTGCTGGTCGGTCTCTATCAACTGCTCTACACCCGCGTACCGCCGCACGCGGCCATCGGCGAAACCGTCGGTTGCGCCGATAAGCTGAAAAAGCCCTGGGCCAAAGGTTTGCTCAACGCCGTGCTGCGCAACGCCCAGCGTGAAAGCGAGACGATTTTCGCTGAGCTGGAGCGCGATCCGGTGGTGCGCACCGCCCACCCGCGCTGGCTGCAAAAATCCCTGAAAGCTTTCTGGCCGGAACAATGGGAAGCGATCTGCGCCGCGAATAACGCCCATCCGCCGATGATCCTGCGGGTCAACCGCCGTCATCACAGCCGCGACGCCTACCTCGGTTTGCTTAGCAACGCCGGCATCGCTGCCACGCCGTGTGTTTACAGCCGCGACGGCATCGTCCTCGAAGCCGCCACCGACGTGCGCAGCCTGCCGGGTTTTGCCGAAGGCTGGATCAGCGTGCAGGACGAAGCGGCGCAACTGGCCGCCGACCTGCTCGATCTGGCTCCGGGTCAGCGAGTGCTCGACGCCTGCTGCGCCCCTGGCGGCAAGACCTGCCACATCCTTGAAGCCGAACCGGCGCTGGCCGGCGTGGTGGCGGTGGATCTGGAAGCCAAGCGTCTGGTGCGGGTAAAGGAGAACCTTGCGCGGCTGGGCCTGAGCGCCGAACTGATCGCCGCCGACGGCCGCGATACCGCCGCGTGGTGGGACGGCAAGCCTTTCCAGCGCATCCTGCTCGACGCGCCATGTTCGGCCACCGGGGTGATCCGCCGCCACCCGGACATCAAGCTGACCCGTCAGGCCGACGACATCGCCGCCCTCGCGCAACTGCAAGGCGAACTGCTTGACGCCCTGTGGAAAACCCTTGAAGTCGGCGGCATCCTGCTCTACGCCACCTGCTCGACGCTGCCGACCGAGAACACCGAAGTCATTGCCGCGTTTCTCGAGCGCACGCCCGGTGCCCGCGAACTGGATCTGGCAACAACGGCCGGGATCAAACAGCCCCATGGTCGCCAATTGCTGGCCCAGCAGGGCGGGCATGACGGGTTCTACTACGCCAAGCTGATCAAGATCGCTGCCGCGCGCGGCTAA
- a CDS encoding LysM domain-containing protein, whose product MRKTLLALLLLASATAAQGQVQLRDGFPQQYTVVSGDTLWDISGKYLREPWQWPQLWRANPQIENPNLIYPGDTLTLSYVNGQPQLTLNRGESRGTIKLSPRIRTSPVAEAIPSIPLKSINSFLLSNRIVDKVEDFDKAPYIVAGDAERVLSGTGDRIFARGHFDPNQPVYGIFRQGKVYTDPQTKEFLGINADDIGGGEIVATEGDVATLALQRTTQEVRLGDRLFSGEERSINSTFMPSAPASTINGLIIDVPRGVTQIGVMDVVTLNKGKRDGLAEGNVLVVMKTGETVRDRITGQPLKIPDERAGLLMVFRTYDKLSYGLVLNASRSLAVLDKVRNP is encoded by the coding sequence ATGAGGAAAACACTACTCGCCCTGCTGCTTCTGGCTTCGGCCACGGCTGCGCAAGGGCAAGTGCAACTCAGGGATGGTTTTCCACAGCAATACACGGTGGTTTCAGGGGACACACTCTGGGACATTTCCGGCAAATACCTGCGCGAGCCCTGGCAATGGCCACAGCTGTGGCGGGCCAATCCGCAAATTGAAAACCCCAACCTGATCTACCCCGGTGACACGCTGACGCTCAGTTACGTCAACGGCCAGCCGCAACTGACCCTCAATCGCGGCGAGTCACGGGGCACCATCAAGCTGTCGCCACGCATCCGTACCAGCCCCGTGGCCGAGGCGATTCCGAGCATTCCGCTGAAGTCGATCAACAGTTTCCTGCTGAGCAATCGCATCGTCGACAAGGTCGAGGACTTCGACAAGGCGCCGTACATCGTCGCCGGCGATGCCGAGCGTGTGCTCAGCGGCACCGGCGACCGGATCTTCGCTCGCGGCCACTTCGACCCGAATCAACCGGTGTACGGCATCTTCCGCCAGGGCAAGGTCTACACCGACCCGCAGACCAAGGAATTCCTGGGGATCAACGCCGACGACATCGGCGGCGGTGAAATCGTCGCCACCGAAGGCGACGTCGCCACCCTCGCCCTGCAACGCACCACCCAGGAAGTACGCCTCGGCGATCGTTTGTTCAGCGGCGAAGAGCGTTCGATCAACTCGACCTTCATGCCCAGCGCCCCGGCCAGCACCATCAACGGCCTGATCATCGACGTGCCGCGCGGCGTCACGCAGATCGGCGTAATGGACGTGGTCACCCTGAACAAAGGCAAGCGCGACGGCCTCGCTGAAGGCAACGTGCTGGTGGTGATGAAGACCGGGGAAACCGTGCGCGACCGGATCACCGGGCAGCCGCTGAAAATTCCTGACGAACGGGCCGGGTTGCTGATGGTGTTCCGCACTTACGACAAACTCAGTTACGGCCTCGTCCTCAACGCATCGCGCTCGCTGGCGGTGCTCGACAAGGTGCGAAATCCTTAG
- the fmt gene encoding methionyl-tRNA formyltransferase, producing MTEPLRIVFAGTPEFAAEHLKALLNSPYEIVAVYTQPDRPAGRGQKLMPSPVKQLALENNIQVLQPPTLRNADAQAELAALKPDLMVVVAYGLILPQAVLDIPRLGCINSHASLLPRWRGAAPIQRAVEHGDAESGVTVMRMEAGLDTGPMLLKVVTPISADDTGGTLHDRLAEMGPPAVVQAIAGLAAGTLEGEVQNDELATYAHKLNKDEARLDWRRPAVELERLVRAFNPWPITHSTLNGEALKVLAATLADGKGAPGEILSASKDGLIVACGEQALCLTRMQLPGGKALNFSDLFNSRREKFAVGTVLGAAVDAQ from the coding sequence ATGACTGAGCCACTGCGCATCGTTTTTGCCGGCACCCCCGAGTTCGCCGCCGAACACCTCAAGGCCCTGCTGAACAGCCCTTACGAGATCGTTGCGGTCTACACCCAACCGGATCGTCCGGCCGGTCGCGGGCAAAAACTGATGCCGAGCCCGGTCAAACAGTTGGCCCTGGAAAATAATATCCAGGTGTTGCAGCCGCCGACCCTGCGCAACGCTGATGCTCAGGCTGAACTCGCCGCATTGAAGCCGGATTTGATGGTGGTGGTCGCCTACGGCCTGATTCTGCCGCAAGCGGTGCTGGATATTCCGCGTCTGGGCTGCATCAACAGTCACGCCTCCTTGCTGCCACGCTGGCGCGGTGCGGCGCCGATCCAGCGCGCCGTGGAACACGGTGACGCCGAAAGCGGCGTGACCGTGATGCGCATGGAAGCCGGCCTCGATACCGGGCCGATGCTGCTCAAGGTGGTGACCCCGATCAGTGCCGACGACACCGGTGGCACGCTGCACGACCGCCTCGCCGAAATGGGCCCGCCCGCCGTGGTTCAGGCAATTGCCGGCCTGGCCGCCGGAACCCTCGAAGGCGAAGTGCAGAACGACGAGCTCGCCACCTACGCCCACAAACTCAACAAGGATGAAGCACGCCTCGACTGGCGCCGTCCGGCGGTTGAGCTGGAGCGTCTGGTCCGTGCGTTCAACCCATGGCCGATCACCCACAGCACCCTCAATGGTGAAGCGCTGAAAGTGCTGGCCGCAACGCTGGCTGACGGCAAAGGCGCACCGGGTGAAATCCTCAGCGCCAGCAAGGACGGTCTGATCGTCGCCTGCGGTGAGCAGGCACTGTGCCTGACCCGTATGCAACTGCCCGGCGGCAAGGCGCTGAACTTCAGCGACCTGTTCAACAGCCGCCGCGAAAAATTCGCCGTCGGCACGGTGTTGGGTGCAGCGGTGGACGCGCAATGA